One genomic window of bacterium includes the following:
- a CDS encoding acyl-CoA dehydrogenase, with product MTWDFSTEPEFEAKLEWMRGFMRDEVYPLEVLQAGEKAFMRAIRSLQGQVKKQKLWATHLPPELGGQGYGQVKLGLMHEIEGASTWGPIVFGNQAPDSGNSEILAHFGSQAQKTRWLHPLLDGRIRSAFSMTEPESAGSDPTLLTSTAVLEGDEWVINGHKWFTSNGMIADFLIVMVVTEPDAGPYDRASMIIVPAGAPGLRRLRNIPTLAGEHERYGYGHAEIVYENVRVSKDNLLGARGQGFLIAQARLGPGRIHHCMRWLGQARRAFDMMCERALQREAFGRKLASHQTVQNWIADSAAELQAARLMTLHAAWVIDTHGAAAARKEISLIKFFGARVLHDVIDRAIQAHGSLGYSSDLPLEEMYRHARAARIYDGPDEVHRVAAARQILAGYQPPTGVWPREHVPTRREASRRKFAALLEATVTDD from the coding sequence ATGACCTGGGACTTCTCGACCGAACCCGAGTTCGAAGCCAAGCTCGAGTGGATGCGCGGCTTCATGCGCGACGAGGTCTACCCCCTCGAGGTCCTGCAGGCCGGCGAAAAGGCCTTCATGCGCGCGATCCGCTCCCTGCAGGGGCAGGTCAAGAAACAGAAGCTCTGGGCGACGCATCTCCCTCCGGAGCTCGGCGGGCAGGGCTACGGCCAGGTGAAGCTGGGGCTGATGCACGAGATCGAGGGGGCATCGACGTGGGGCCCGATCGTGTTCGGCAACCAGGCTCCGGACTCCGGCAACTCCGAGATCCTGGCCCACTTTGGCAGCCAGGCGCAGAAGACGCGCTGGCTCCATCCGCTGCTCGACGGCAGGATCCGCTCCGCGTTCTCGATGACCGAGCCGGAGAGCGCCGGCTCAGACCCGACGCTACTCACCAGCACCGCCGTGCTCGAGGGCGACGAATGGGTGATCAACGGCCACAAGTGGTTCACGTCCAACGGCATGATCGCCGACTTCCTGATCGTCATGGTCGTGACCGAACCCGACGCCGGACCCTACGACCGCGCTTCCATGATCATCGTGCCGGCCGGCGCACCCGGGCTCCGGCGCCTGCGCAACATCCCGACCCTGGCCGGCGAGCACGAGCGCTACGGCTACGGCCATGCCGAGATCGTCTACGAAAACGTCCGCGTGTCCAAAGACAACCTGCTCGGAGCGCGCGGTCAGGGCTTCCTGATCGCCCAGGCCAGGCTCGGACCCGGCCGCATCCATCACTGCATGCGCTGGTTGGGACAGGCGCGCCGGGCCTTCGACATGATGTGCGAGCGCGCCCTGCAGCGCGAGGCCTTCGGCCGCAAGCTCGCGAGCCATCAGACCGTCCAGAACTGGATCGCCGACTCGGCCGCCGAGTTGCAGGCGGCCCGGCTGATGACGCTGCACGCGGCGTGGGTGATCGACACGCACGGGGCCGCCGCCGCGCGCAAGGAGATCTCGCTGATCAAGTTCTTCGGCGCCAGGGTGCTGCACGACGTGATCGACCGCGCGATCCAGGCCCACGGCTCGCTCGGCTACTCGTCGGACCTGCCGCTCGAGGAGATGTATCGCCACGCGCGCGCCGCGCGCATCTACGACGGTCCGGACGAGGTCCACCGCGTCGCGGCGGCGCGCCAGATCCTGGCCGGCTACCAGCCGCCCACCGGAGTGTGGCCCCGCGAGCACGTACCGACGCGGCGGGAGGCGTCGCGCCGCAAGTTCGCCGCGCTGCTGGAGGCGACCGTCACCGACGACTGA
- a CDS encoding succinate dehydrogenase/fumarate reductase iron-sulfur subunit, with protein MEKKITIQATRFDPEKDRAPRLQTYEIPFSDQSMVVLDALNYIKAHVDGSLSYRWSCRMGICGSCGMMVNGTPKLTCNAFVRDYWPRPIVVNPLSNFPVVRDLVIDIEDFMRKLKSIKPWIIRKQDLPLGAGEHRQTTAQIDDFRQFSQCINCMLCYAACPVYGLNDEFLGPAAIALARRYNLDSRDQGTRERLPVIAHSEGIWECSFVGECSVVCPKGVDPAKAIQQTKLDTTMRFVLPYGNRE; from the coding sequence ATGGAGAAGAAGATCACCATCCAGGCGACGCGGTTCGACCCCGAGAAGGACCGGGCGCCGCGCCTGCAGACCTACGAAATTCCCTTCAGCGACCAGAGCATGGTCGTCCTGGACGCGCTCAACTACATCAAGGCGCACGTCGACGGGAGCCTGAGCTACCGGTGGTCGTGCCGGATGGGGATCTGCGGCAGCTGCGGGATGATGGTCAACGGCACGCCGAAGCTGACCTGCAACGCGTTCGTGCGCGACTACTGGCCCCGACCGATCGTGGTCAACCCGCTGAGCAACTTCCCGGTCGTTCGCGACCTGGTGATCGACATCGAGGACTTCATGCGCAAGCTGAAGTCCATTAAGCCGTGGATCATCCGCAAGCAGGACCTGCCGCTCGGGGCGGGCGAGCACCGGCAGACGACGGCGCAGATCGACGACTTCCGGCAGTTCAGCCAGTGCATCAACTGCATGCTGTGTTACGCGGCGTGCCCGGTGTACGGCCTGAACGACGAGTTCCTCGGTCCCGCGGCCATCGCGCTGGCGCGGCGCTACAACCTCGACTCGCGCGACCAGGGCACCCGGGAGCGGCTGCCGGTGATCGCCCACTCGGAAGGCATCTGGGAATGCAGCTTCGTCGGCGAGTGCTCGGTGGTGTGCCCCAAGGGGGTCGACCCGGCCAAGGCCATCCAGCAGACCAAGCTCGACACCACGATGCGATTCGTGCTGCCGTACGGAAACCGCGAATGA
- a CDS encoding MBL fold metallo-hydrolase has translation MFTVESIPARELGNSSFLVCDPDRHVALVIDPLRDIDGYLSRAESLGVRLTHALDTHLHNDFVSGRRELAAEAATNIDELRPGEDLSLGGLTLRALHTPGHTPDHLSYLLLEADRPRALFSGGAVMVGAIARTDLLGPHMAVHLALEALRTLQVRLRGLPDDIAVFPTHGSGSFCGTGGRRGHETTLGQERATNPFFQTTELMPFLARVLNQHRYPAYYRDMARINREGAQLLGRHPAPPPSLSPEAVARLMTEGAALVDVRPGRDYDRGHIPGSYGVGLDGPLSAWVGWLVARGRQIVLAGGSPAQHREAQRQLLRIGFDTIAGALEGGMDAWRESGRDLSSFETHDVEDMASWILSAEPMTVVDTRDEHEWAAGHVPGAVHIYLPDIPYRVGEIPPDAPVAVHCASGYRAGIAASLLEQAGRQRIIHVNGPYSDWDRLHLAQTIPG, from the coding sequence ATGTTCACGGTTGAATCGATCCCCGCTCGTGAGCTGGGCAACTCGAGCTTTCTCGTCTGCGACCCTGACCGCCACGTCGCGCTGGTCATCGATCCCCTGCGCGATATCGACGGATATCTGAGCCGGGCCGAATCCCTCGGCGTCAGGCTGACGCACGCGCTCGATACGCATCTGCACAACGATTTCGTCTCCGGCCGGCGCGAGCTCGCGGCCGAGGCCGCGACCAACATCGACGAGCTCCGTCCGGGAGAGGACCTGTCGCTTGGCGGCCTGACGCTGCGCGCCTTGCACACCCCAGGCCACACGCCGGACCACCTGAGCTACCTCCTGCTCGAGGCGGACCGTCCGCGCGCGCTCTTCTCCGGCGGCGCGGTCATGGTGGGCGCGATCGCGCGGACCGACCTGCTCGGCCCGCACATGGCGGTCCACCTCGCCCTCGAGGCCCTGCGCACGCTGCAGGTGCGGCTGCGCGGCCTGCCCGACGACATCGCCGTGTTCCCGACTCACGGCAGCGGTTCGTTCTGCGGCACCGGGGGCCGCCGGGGGCACGAGACCACGTTGGGCCAGGAGCGGGCGACCAACCCGTTCTTCCAGACGACCGAGTTGATGCCCTTCCTGGCTCGCGTGCTCAACCAGCATCGCTACCCCGCCTACTACCGCGACATGGCGCGGATCAACCGCGAGGGCGCCCAGCTGCTGGGCCGCCACCCGGCGCCGCCCCCCAGCCTGAGCCCCGAGGCGGTCGCGCGGCTCATGACCGAGGGCGCGGCGCTGGTGGACGTGCGTCCCGGGCGCGATTACGACCGCGGGCACATCCCGGGCAGCTACGGCGTCGGGCTGGACGGCCCCCTGAGCGCCTGGGTGGGATGGCTCGTCGCCCGCGGCCGCCAGATCGTCCTGGCCGGCGGGTCCCCAGCTCAGCATCGGGAGGCGCAGCGTCAGCTGCTGCGCATCGGGTTCGACACCATCGCCGGGGCGCTCGAAGGCGGCATGGACGCGTGGCGCGAGAGCGGGCGGGACCTGTCCTCGTTCGAAACCCATGACGTCGAGGACATGGCCTCGTGGATCCTGAGCGCCGAGCCCATGACCGTGGTCGATACGCGTGACGAGCACGAATGGGCGGCGGGGCACGTGCCCGGCGCCGTCCACATCTATCTGCCCGACATCCCGTACCGGGTGGGGGAGATTCCGCCCGATGCGCCCGTCGCCGTCCACTGCGCGTCGGGCTACCGCGCCGGCATCGCGGCGAGCCTTTTGGAGCAGGCGGGGCGGCAACGCATCATCCACGTCAACGGCCCCTACTCGGACTGGGACCGCCTCCACCTGGCGCAGACCATCCCGGGCTAG